The window cacacacacacacacacacacacacacacacacacacacacacacacacacacacacacacacacacacacacacacacacacacacacacacacacacacacacacacacaggatgctcTCATCCAACActtctgtcttgtttttgttgaagttCACTGATTGTTACATTGTTATGATGGACTACATCTTGTATTTGTCCCCCAGGTGAGATCGACCGATGTTTGAAAAAAGTAGCTGAAGGTGTAGAGCAGTTTGAAGACATTTGGCAAAAGGTGAGTTATGTTATTGTTGGGTCTGTGTTCAAatcttgttcttgttgtttcGTTGCTTGATgcattaaaatcttaaatgtgtcatttttgtcATGTGCAATTTAGCTCCATAATGCAGCCAATGCAAACCAGAAGGAAAAATATGAGGCTGACCTCaagaaagagattaaaaaactACAGGTAAAACACAATTTGCATGCTGCTCCTCTCCTATACTCTTTATCAGCAGTTTTTACCTTTAACCCTGGTAATGCGTTAACATTTTCTCACTTTGTGTCCTCTTTCCAGCGATTAAGAGATCAGATAAAAACATGGGTGGCctcaaatgaaatcaaagatAAAAGGCAGCTAGTTGAGAACCGCAAACTTATAGAGACGGTAGGGGAGTTCTATCTTTTCttcttattgtttatttttttaccaatgTTAAATCGTGCATCGGGGCATCAGCTAATGAAAACCTTTTGCTGTGTCTTTTGCTTTCTTTAGCAAATGGAGCGGTTCAAAGTGGTGGAAcgggaaacaaaaacaaaagcttactCTAAAGAAGGCTTGGGACTCGCTCAGAAAGTGGACCCAGCTCAGAGGGAAAAGGAGGAAACGGGAACGTGGCTAACAGTAATACATGCTCTATTTTTTTCTACCTGTACTTCAGCTTAGTTGAATATTTcatgataatttaaaaaaacaaaaacatttttgacttaagtaaaacatacttttaaaatGCAGGGAAAAAGTtcattgtgtctgtttttcataAATTAACAAGACTTATATAAAAGAGGCAGCTCGATTCAAATAATATTTTGGAGCATATTGAGATCAAATCCACTAACACTGTTCTTTTTCCCCGACACCTCATTATCTGCAGAATACGATAGACACTTTAAATATGCAGGTGGATCAGTTTGAAAGTGAGGTGGAATCGCTTTCAGTTCAGACGAGAAAGAAAAAGGGCGATAAAGACGTAAGTCCATCAGTCTTCATTATACAAAGATGTTTAATAAAGTAACTCGTAGAAAAATACTGTAATTATCATGTTTGTCTAGTGCGGTCAAATGCAGTGTGGCCAGAATTTGTGCAACCATGTgcatttcttctttctgtcatgtAGAAGCAAGATCGTATTGAGGAGCTCAAGCGGTTGATTGAGAGGCATCGATTCCACATTCTAATGTTGGAGACCATTTTACGAATGCTGGACAATGACTCGATAGCGGTGGATTCAATCCAGAAGATCAAGGATGATGTTGAATACTACATCGATTCCTCTCAAGACCCAGACTTCGAGGAGAATGAGTTCCTGTATGATGACCTGGACTTGGAAGACATCCGTGAGTGAAAAACTGTCCAGTGCTGGgatcaaaaatgttttaattaaaatgtggaCTTCTGAGGGTTAATGATGAAGCCTGTGTTTTTGTCAGCTGCAGCTTTAGTTGCGACGTCGCCTTCAGGTCAGGGTAATGTTGAGGATGAGATGTACCTCCATTCCAGCAGCACTCCCACTTCCACCACCTCTTCTTCacccatccctccatccccgGCCACCTGCACTGCAGTaagttcttctttttgtttcattgcacTTGGGTCCTGATGTTAAAAGGATGCTGAGTAGAAAAAGCATATtctaaaacaatatttttagtTTCATAAGACCAGATGTTGTATAATCCACTGACTAGTTTTCTGATTCAACATTTGAAAAAGTGGATTGTCATATCAAGGTATCTCCTCCTATAGGAGAACTCAGAGGACGATAAGAAAAGGGGACGGTCGACAGACAGTGAAATTAGTCAGGTGAGAGGCTCTCATATGTGCTGTGCCAGTAGATGAACAGTTTAGTGCAGCACTCTTCACCCTTGGTCCTGGAAGGTCTCGTGGCTGAAGGGGTTTTGGCCTCTCAGACACTGAACAGGATGGAGCTCTGTCTCTGTTGGACCATGGTTGGAGACTTCTGATTTAGTTTGTACATTCTCCTGCATACATGGGCTTTTATAGTTCAGTCAAATTTGGTACATGTATACTTTTGACAGCTGTAGCTGCCCTCTAGATGGCTTTGtctaaaattattttttctggtgctttttttccttttcagtcgcCTGTGAAGAATGGTACGCCATCCCTGTTATCTTcgttctcttcctcctccaccacctctgGGTCCTCATCGTCGTCCTCCCTTGTGTCCATGGCGAGTGTAGTCGGAGGCATTTCTGCAGTTCCCACAAGCAGCAGTCTCATAGGGAGCTTCAGCAGTGCAGTGCAGCAACATCAGCATCCACCTGCTCAACAGCAGCAACAGTCTCAGCCACCAAACCTaccgcagcagcagcaacaacagcagcagccatcTCAGACAAAACCTTCAGTCCCCTCAAACAACACCCCCAGCCCGCCCAgcaaccccctcctccctgcctCAACTGCCCCCTCTCTCCCCACTCCAAGCACCCCCATTGCATCAGCTCCCAACTCTCAGCCTCAGCCCCCATCCGGGCCCACACCTGCATCCAGTTTAGGACTCGGGCTTGGGCTGGGATTGAGCAAAATCGGCATTACTGGGACCAGCAGCACCAGCCAAATGTCTGGTTTAGGCTTAGGCGGCCACCCCACTCCTCTAAACACAATAGCAGGGCTCATTTCGGGCTCCACACCAGCCCCTTACGCTCAGGCAGCAGCACCAGGAGGCTTGGGTCTAAACAGCACCACCCAGTCCAGCATTTCAGTGGAGAGCAGCACTTCCATCCCCACCTCTGGCTCCAGTGGAGTCACCACCAACGGGGCAGGGACGGGGCTCGGTCTGCTGGGCTCCAGCCCGGCACACAGCTCTTTGAGCGCGAGTATCCTTGGGCTGGTTCCTGGGCAAAATATAGCCCCCGGAGTATCTCAGGGGCAGCCGAGTTCTGTCAGCACTACCCCGGGAGTGGCCGGCATGATGGGAGGAAACGGAGGTGGTGTGGTTGGAGTAGGGGTGAATGCTGCTCCTGCTAGACCACCCAGTGGACTGAAGCAGAATGGAAGCACAAGTATGCTATCCTGTTATGCCTTACCATTTGTGACTCTATATCTGAAGATTTTCTGATGCTCATTTTGCCTACCCCTTTCCCTAACTTGTTTACAGGCTACAGTGCTGTAGTGGCAGAGAGCTCCACAGAATCAGTTCTAAGCACACCAAGCCAGTCACAAAGCAGCCAACCATCATCTCTCAGTTCGTCAACCAGTCAGCCGTAAGTtatcctttgtttgtttgacctgAATACAGAAACTTTTACATTCCTATTCTTTCAAGGATTAGTTCTAACTTCTTTTGTCTCCTTCTCTGCTCGGTGCAGGATGGACAACGGCCCCAGTTTAATCAGCTCCATCACCCTGCCTCCCAGCTCTCCGTCCCCCTCGTTCTCAGACAGCACACCTGGAGGAGGGAGTCTTCTTAATGGGCCTCACTCCTACACACAGGCCTCAGAAGGCCTAAAGGTGAGATATCAGAGCAAAGGGGGATGAGGAATGAGGTACTCAACCAACATCACAGTGCCGAATTAATAGCTTTCTACACTGACTATATTATTCTATCATATAATATATGCCCTCATGTTCTGAGTCCAACCAGCATCCTTAATAGCCATCATCTGTTAATGATTCAAATGGATGCAAACTGTTAAACATTGATGTGCTCACCTGTAAACGGCAATATCAAAAAGTATTACAGACTTTCCACAAACCTCTGGGCAAAAAGTTTTACATTCCTGCGTGCTACGTTTATGCTAAACATAGCAACACACTAAAAGCGCTGTTCAGACTGTCGTTTCAAGCTGCTTTATTTACGTCTGGCACTGACAGAataaattctattctattattttgATGAGTTTGCGCTCTGATTTAGTTCCAGTTGCTCCCACATGCTGCCCTTCCACTTTTATATGATCCAAACTCTGGAGGTTTTCTTCTGTCTTACCAAATGAACTCAATCATCCTCCCTGTTCTCATCTTGTCTCTGTTGCCTTTCTTCACCTCAGGCCCCTGAGCCTCTCAGCTCTCTGAAGGCGATGGCTGAGAGGGCAGCGCTGGGATCAGGCCTAGACGGAGAGATTCCCAACCTGCACCTAACAGACAGAGGTCGGAACGGTCAgaattctttcttttcttactttcttttagagtgatgttttaaaatataaccAGCTCACAGTGTAGTTTAATTATGTTTTCACTCAAACACGGTCAAAGGAGGCATAACATCATTCGTAATAAATAatgttatttaatgttttactcAAAAGCAACTTGTAACAGCTGCAGTAGTGGTAGACATAGTTAAAAAGCTGCTTGTAGCTGTTTGGGTTACATAAAGTATTGTTTACTCACAAATTCAGTTGTTGGTTCtctcagtccccccccccccctccttttgtTTGAATAGttgttcttaaaataaaaacaagtgtgttTACTGGACTTGTGTCACTTACCCTTCACTCCTTGTCTCCATCCTGTAGATATTTTCTCTGGCTCTTCTGCAGCGCCCGGCACACCCGCCGTCCCTCAGCCGTCCGTTTCAGAAGTCAGCATCCCACCCTCGCTTGGGGTCTGTCCACTTGGCCCCACCCCTCTCCCAAAAGACCAACTGTACCAGCAGGCCATGCAGGAGTCTGCGTGGACACATATGCCACACCCCTCTGACTCTGAGAGGATCAGGTGAGATCCAAACCTTTCCCACAGACAGACTCGCACACTGTTGGTTTTGGTCTCTTTGTTGGATTGGTTGActataacaaaaataaagaatgttCTAGTTGGTTTTTTCATTAAACCACTTAcctgaagtttttgttttttctgtcccAAAGGCAATACCTGATGAGGAATCCATGTCCCACCTTGCCGTTCCATCATCAGATACCACCGCACCATTCGGACTCCATAGAGTTCTACCAGAGACTGTCCACAGAGACACTCTTCTTCATATTCTACTACCTGGAGGTAAAACTTGTATCTGCCCACTCCATGTTTACTTCCTGTCAAACTGTTCTGTTCCTGTTCCAGTCTTTAAGCTTAATGGTGAATGTCTGCTGCGTCTCTCAGGGCACCAAGGCTCAGTATCTGTCTGCCAAGGCTCTGAAGAAACAGTCGTGGAGGTTTCACACCAAGTACATGATGTGGTTCCAGAGGCACGAGGAGCCCAAGACTATCACTGACGAGTTTGAACAGGTGCAGACTGAacacatattttctttaaactaGTGTTATATGGACTGGTGGTTTTGCTTTTGTGCTTTGAGCCTTTCATTGATTGTTGTATCCACTCATCCGTCCCTCCAGGGCACTTACATTTA is drawn from Labrus bergylta chromosome 8, fLabBer1.1, whole genome shotgun sequence and contains these coding sequences:
- the cnot3a gene encoding CCR4-NOT transcription complex subunit 3a isoform X1, with the protein product MADKRKLQGEIDRCLKKVAEGVEQFEDIWQKLHNAANANQKEKYEADLKKEIKKLQRLRDQIKTWVASNEIKDKRQLVENRKLIETQMERFKVVERETKTKAYSKEGLGLAQKVDPAQREKEETGTWLTNTIDTLNMQVDQFESEVESLSVQTRKKKGDKDKQDRIEELKRLIERHRFHILMLETILRMLDNDSIAVDSIQKIKDDVEYYIDSSQDPDFEENEFLYDDLDLEDIPAALVATSPSGQGNVEDEMYLHSSSTPTSTTSSSPIPPSPATCTAENSEDDKKRGRSTDSEISQSPVKNGTPSLLSSFSSSSTTSGSSSSSSLVSMASVVGGISAVPTSSSLIGSFSSAVQQHQHPPAQQQQQSQPPNLPQQQQQQQQPSQTKPSVPSNNTPSPPSNPLLPASTAPSLPTPSTPIASAPNSQPQPPSGPTPASSLGLGLGLGLSKIGITGTSSTSQMSGLGLGGHPTPLNTIAGLISGSTPAPYAQAAAPGGLGLNSTTQSSISVESSTSIPTSGSSGVTTNGAGTGLGLLGSSPAHSSLSASILGLVPGQNIAPGVSQGQPSSVSTTPGVAGMMGGNGGGVVGVGVNAAPARPPSGLKQNGSTSYSAVVAESSTESVLSTPSQSQSSQPSSLSSSTSQPMDNGPSLISSITLPPSSPSPSFSDSTPGGGSLLNGPHSYTQASEGLKAPEPLSSLKAMAERAALGSGLDGEIPNLHLTDRGRNDIFSGSSAAPGTPAVPQPSVSEVSIPPSLGVCPLGPTPLPKDQLYQQAMQESAWTHMPHPSDSERIRQYLMRNPCPTLPFHHQIPPHHSDSIEFYQRLSTETLFFIFYYLEGTKAQYLSAKALKKQSWRFHTKYMMWFQRHEEPKTITDEFEQGTYIYFDYEKWGQRKKEGFTFEYRYLEDRDLQ
- the cnot3a gene encoding CCR4-NOT transcription complex subunit 3a isoform X2; translation: MADKRKLQGEIDRCLKKVAEGVEQFEDIWQKLHNAANANQKEKYEADLKKEIKKLQRLRDQIKTWVASNEIKDKRQLVENRKLIETQMERFKVVERETKTKAYSKEGLGLAQKVDPAQREKEETGTWLTNTIDTLNMQVDQFESEVESLSVQTRKKKGDKDKQDRIEELKRLIERHRFHILMLETILRMLDNDSIAVDSIQKIKDDVEYYIDSSQDPDFEENEFLYDDLDLEDIPLVATSPSGQGNVEDEMYLHSSSTPTSTTSSSPIPPSPATCTAENSEDDKKRGRSTDSEISQSPVKNGTPSLLSSFSSSSTTSGSSSSSSLVSMASVVGGISAVPTSSSLIGSFSSAVQQHQHPPAQQQQQSQPPNLPQQQQQQQQPSQTKPSVPSNNTPSPPSNPLLPASTAPSLPTPSTPIASAPNSQPQPPSGPTPASSLGLGLGLGLSKIGITGTSSTSQMSGLGLGGHPTPLNTIAGLISGSTPAPYAQAAAPGGLGLNSTTQSSISVESSTSIPTSGSSGVTTNGAGTGLGLLGSSPAHSSLSASILGLVPGQNIAPGVSQGQPSSVSTTPGVAGMMGGNGGGVVGVGVNAAPARPPSGLKQNGSTSYSAVVAESSTESVLSTPSQSQSSQPSSLSSSTSQPMDNGPSLISSITLPPSSPSPSFSDSTPGGGSLLNGPHSYTQASEGLKAPEPLSSLKAMAERAALGSGLDGEIPNLHLTDRGRNDIFSGSSAAPGTPAVPQPSVSEVSIPPSLGVCPLGPTPLPKDQLYQQAMQESAWTHMPHPSDSERIRQYLMRNPCPTLPFHHQIPPHHSDSIEFYQRLSTETLFFIFYYLEGTKAQYLSAKALKKQSWRFHTKYMMWFQRHEEPKTITDEFEQGTYIYFDYEKWGQRKKEGFTFEYRYLEDRDLQ
- the cnot3a gene encoding CCR4-NOT transcription complex subunit 3a isoform X3; this encodes MADKRKLQGEIDRCLKKVAEGVEQFEDIWQKLHNAANANQKEKYEADLKKEIKKLQRLRDQIKTWVASNEIKDKRQLVENRKLIETQMERFKVVERETKTKAYSKEGLGLAQKVDPAQREKEETGTWLTNTIDTLNMQVDQFESEVESLSVQTRKKKGDKDKQDRIEELKRLIERHRFHILMLETILRMLDNDSIAVDSIQKIKDDVEYYIDSSQDPDFEENEFLYDDLDLEDIPAALVATSPSGQGNVEDEMYLHSSSTPTSTTSSSPIPPSPATCTAENSEDDKKRGRSTDSEISQSPVKNGTPSLLSSFSSSSTTSGSSSSSSLVSMASVVGGISAVPTSSSLIGSFSSAVQQHQHPPAQQQQQSQPPNLPQQQQQQQQPSQTKPSVPSNNTPSPPSNPLLPASTAPSLPTPSTPIASAPNSQPQPPSGPTPASSLGLGLGLGLSKIGITGTSSTSQMSGLGLGGHPTPLNTIAGLISGSTPAPYAQAAAPGGLGLNSTTQSSISVESSTSIPTSGSSGVTTNGAGTGLGLLGSSPAHSSLSASILGLVPGQNIAPGVSQGQPSSVSTTPGVAGMMGGNGGGVVGVGVNAAPARPPSGLKQNGSTSYSAVVAESSTESVLSTPSQSQSSQPSSLSSSTSQPMDNGPSLISSITLPPSSPSPSFSDSTPGGGSLLNGPHSYTQASEGLKAPEPLSSLKAMAERAALGSGLDGEIPNLHLTDRDIFSGSSAAPGTPAVPQPSVSEVSIPPSLGVCPLGPTPLPKDQLYQQAMQESAWTHMPHPSDSERIRQYLMRNPCPTLPFHHQIPPHHSDSIEFYQRLSTETLFFIFYYLEGTKAQYLSAKALKKQSWRFHTKYMMWFQRHEEPKTITDEFEQGTYIYFDYEKWGQRKKEGFTFEYRYLEDRDLQ